The following coding sequences lie in one Bordetella genomosp. 9 genomic window:
- a CDS encoding aspartate kinase, translating to MSLIVHKYGGTSMGSVERIKNVARRVAKWHAAGHKVVVVPSAMAGETNRLLGLAREITPQPDGRELDMIAATGEQASSGLLAVALQAEGVPARSYAGWQVPVRTDASYTKARITSIDDKRIRADLDAGRVVIVTGFQGVDGEGNITTLGRGGSDTSAVAVAAAIKADECLIYTDVDGVYTTDPRVVPEARRMPVVSFEEMLEMASLGSKVLQIRSVEFAGKYRVPTRVLSSLTDPLIPLDEEMRSGTLITFEEDEKMEAAVVSGIAFSRDEAKITLLAVPDKPGIAYSILGPVAAANIDVDMIVQNQSVAGTTDFSFTVNRNEFLRTIEVLKRDVIPAVNARELVTDDKVCKVSIVGIGMRSHVGVASLMFQTLSKEGINIQMISTSEIKTSVIIEDKYMELAVRALHKAFELDQVPGEKV from the coding sequence ATGTCCCTGATCGTTCATAAGTATGGCGGTACCTCGATGGGCTCGGTCGAGCGCATCAAGAACGTGGCGCGCCGCGTCGCGAAGTGGCATGCCGCCGGCCACAAAGTCGTGGTCGTGCCTTCCGCGATGGCGGGCGAGACCAACCGTCTGCTCGGTCTGGCGCGGGAAATCACGCCGCAGCCGGACGGCCGCGAACTGGACATGATCGCCGCCACGGGGGAACAGGCGTCCAGCGGTCTGCTGGCGGTGGCCTTGCAGGCCGAAGGCGTGCCCGCGCGCAGCTACGCCGGCTGGCAGGTGCCTGTCCGCACCGACGCTTCCTACACCAAGGCCCGCATCACCTCCATCGACGACAAGCGCATCCGGGCCGACCTGGACGCGGGCCGCGTGGTCATCGTCACCGGCTTCCAGGGCGTGGACGGCGAGGGCAACATCACCACGCTCGGCCGTGGCGGATCCGACACTTCCGCTGTCGCCGTGGCCGCGGCCATCAAGGCCGACGAATGCCTGATCTACACCGACGTGGATGGCGTCTACACCACCGACCCGCGGGTGGTTCCCGAAGCGCGCCGCATGCCGGTCGTGTCCTTCGAAGAAATGCTGGAGATGGCTTCGCTGGGCTCCAAGGTCCTGCAGATCCGTTCCGTCGAGTTCGCCGGCAAGTACCGCGTGCCGACGCGCGTGCTGTCCTCGCTGACCGACCCCCTGATTCCGCTCGACGAGGAAATGCGCTCGGGCACGCTGATTACCTTTGAGGAAGACGAAAAAATGGAAGCCGCCGTTGTCTCCGGCATCGCCTTCAGCCGCGACGAAGCCAAGATCACCCTGCTGGCCGTGCCCGACAAGCCGGGCATCGCCTATTCCATCCTGGGCCCGGTCGCCGCCGCCAACATCGACGTCGACATGATCGTGCAGAACCAGTCGGTTGCCGGCACCACGGATTTCTCCTTCACCGTCAACCGCAACGAATTCCTGCGCACCATCGAGGTCCTGAAGCGCGACGTCATCCCCGCCGTGAACGCGCGTGAACTCGTGACCGACGACAAGGTATGCAAGGTGTCCATCGTCGGCATCGGCATGCGGTCGCACGTCGGCGTGGCGAGCCTGATGTTCCAGACCCTGTCCAAGGAAGGCATCAACATCCAGATGATCAGCACGAGCGAAATCAAGACCTCGGTGATCATCGAGGACAAGTACATGGAACTGGCCGTGCGCGCGCTGCATAAGGCCTTCGAGCTGGACCAGGTGCCCGGCGAAAAGGTGTAA
- the tilS gene encoding tRNA lysidine(34) synthetase TilS, with protein MRRALAALPDDVRAVAAAVSGGADSAMLAVHAAAAARERGVALHLLHVHHGLFEQADDWAQRVRKLGDALGAPVHVLRVTVPADGGVGIEAAARQARYAAFAQAAQALALRHILLAHHRDDQAETVLLRLLRGAGPAGLAAMSARTERDGLVYLRPWLDVPRAVVRAAAADYAARHGWSPVDDPSNADDRYTRAAVRKRLVPVLDARWPGWQGILARHARLAEETASILDEVARQDLASLDPSAQDGSFSLARWRQLSAPRQAQVLRCWLAQQGARMPTEARLAELLRQLRQLHSLGHDRQLAWNHGGHCVRVVRGRVFATPR; from the coding sequence GCGCTTCCCGACGATGTGCGCGCCGTGGCGGCGGCGGTCAGCGGCGGCGCCGACTCGGCGATGCTGGCCGTCCATGCCGCGGCGGCGGCTCGCGAACGCGGCGTGGCGCTGCATCTCCTGCACGTGCACCATGGCCTGTTCGAGCAGGCCGACGACTGGGCGCAGCGTGTACGAAAGCTGGGCGACGCCCTGGGCGCGCCGGTGCACGTCCTGCGCGTCACGGTGCCGGCCGACGGCGGCGTCGGCATCGAAGCCGCCGCCCGTCAGGCGCGCTATGCCGCCTTCGCGCAGGCCGCGCAGGCGCTGGCGCTGCGCCACATCCTGCTGGCCCATCACCGCGACGACCAGGCCGAAACGGTCCTGCTGCGCCTGCTGCGCGGCGCGGGTCCGGCCGGCCTGGCGGCCATGTCCGCCAGGACCGAACGCGACGGGCTCGTCTATCTGCGCCCCTGGCTGGACGTGCCTCGCGCCGTCGTGCGGGCCGCGGCGGCGGACTACGCAGCCCGCCACGGCTGGTCGCCCGTGGACGATCCTTCCAATGCGGACGACCGCTACACCCGCGCCGCCGTCCGCAAACGTCTGGTTCCCGTCCTGGACGCCCGCTGGCCCGGGTGGCAGGGCATTCTCGCGCGTCACGCGCGCCTGGCCGAGGAAACGGCCAGCATCCTGGACGAGGTTGCCCGCCAGGACCTGGCATCGCTCGACCCGTCCGCCCAGGACGGCAGCTTTTCGCTCGCCCGTTGGCGCCAGCTGTCGGCACCGCGCCAGGCGCAGGTGCTGCGCTGCTGGCTGGCGCAACAGGGCGCTCGCATGCCGACGGAAGCCCGGCTGGCCGAACTGCTGCGCCAATTGCGGCAGCTGCACAGTCTGGGACACGACCGTCAGTTGGCCTGGAACCACGGCGGGCACTGTGTGCGCGTGGTCCGCGGGCGCGTTTTTGCAACGCCACGTTAA
- a CDS encoding type II toxin-antitoxin system VapC family toxin: MNVLLDTRIALWAITDSKALPAGSRELISDRDVTIWGNAANIWEIAIKHALRPKDMPVSGHDAWRFFHEAGYQMLAVNASHAAHVERLPQHHQDPFDRILVAQALVEPLRLLTHDKKVALYGESIILV; the protein is encoded by the coding sequence ACCCGCATCGCACTGTGGGCGATCACGGATAGCAAGGCGCTGCCCGCCGGTTCGCGGGAATTGATTTCCGACCGCGATGTCACGATTTGGGGCAACGCCGCCAACATCTGGGAGATCGCGATCAAGCATGCGCTACGCCCCAAAGACATGCCGGTCTCCGGACACGACGCCTGGCGGTTTTTCCACGAAGCCGGCTATCAGATGCTCGCGGTGAACGCGTCACATGCAGCACATGTGGAAAGACTCCCACAGCATCATCAGGATCCTTTCGATCGGATCCTCGTTGCGCAAGCATTGGTGGAGCCCCTGCGTTTGCTTACGCACGACAAAAAGGTGGCGCTCTACGGCGAGTCCATTATTCTCGTCTGA